DNA from Petropleomorpha daqingensis:
GTCACCCGGATCCGCGGCGGCGCCACCGCCGTCGACGTCCCGGAGAACGGGTTCGCCGCGCGGGCCGGCTGGCAGGCCGGGCTCAAGGACCGGATCGGCCGCGCGGCCGCCGCCCTGGTCGAGCCGGGCTCGACCGTCCTGCTCGACGCCGGGACGACGACCGTGCACGTCGCCCGGGCCCTGCTCGACCGGGCGCCGCTGACGATCGCCACGCTGAGCCTGCCGGTGGCCGAGGCGCTGGCCGACCAGCCCGGCATCCGGCTGCTCGTGCTCGGCGGCGAGGTGCGCCCCGGCGAGCGCAGCCTGGCCGGGCCGGTGACCGCGGCCGTGCTGGCGACGCTGTCCTTCGACGTCTTCGTGATGTCGATCGGCGGGATCACCGCGGCCGGCTGGTCGGAGTTCACGCTCGAGGACGCCGCCGTGAAGCAGGCCGGGCTGCGGCAGGCGGCGCGCTCGTTCGTCGTCGCCGACGCCTCGAAGCTCGGCGTCCGGGCCTTCGCCCGGGTGGCCGGGCTCGGCGCGGTGGAGCGGCTGGTCACCGACGCCAGCGCCCGCGACCCCCAACTGACCCCGGCGGCCCAGGACACCCTCGCCGCCCTGGAGAACGCCGACGTGGAGGTCACCACCGCATGAGCCAGCTGATCCTGGTCGCCGGGCCGTATCGCAGCGGCACCGGCGACGACCCGGACAGGATCGCCGCCAACCACCGGCGCATCCAGCAGGCCTGCCTGGAGCTCTTCCGTGCCGGGCACCTGGCGGTCAACGGTGAGGACGTCGCCCTCCCGCTGGCCGACCTCGCGGGCTCGACGCGGGTCGGCGACACCGCGTTCGACGAGGTCTTCCACCCGGTGGGCCGGCGGCTGGTCGCCCGGGTCGACGCGGTGCTGCGGCTACCCGGCGCCTCGGCCGGCTCCGACGAGATGGTCGAGCTGGCACGGGCCCGGGGGATCCCGGTCTACACCGACGTCGCCGAGGTCCCGGCGGCATGAGCACCCCGGGCGTCGACGTCCCCGATGCTCGCGGCCGGACCGGGCTGGACCGGGTCGGCCGCGACCTGACCGGCAACCCGGACGTCGTCGTCACCGACGTCGAGCTGCTGGCCGCCGGCTGGCACGTGCTGCGCCGGACGACCTTCGAGCAGCGCCACCGCGACGGCCGCTGGAGCACCGAGCAGCGGGAGACCTACGACCGCGGCAACGGGGCGACGATCCTGCTGTACGACCGCGGCCGCGCGACCGTGCTGCTCACCCGCCAGTTCCGCTTCCCGGTGTACGTCAACGGCCACCCGGACGGCATGCTCGTGGAGACCGCCGCCGGCCTGCTGGACGACGACGACCCGGAGACGGCGATCCGCCGGGAGGCCGCCGAGGAGCTCGGCGTGCAGGTCGGGCCGGTCGAGCTGGTCTTCGCGCCGTGGACCAGCCCGGGGTCGGTGACCGAGCGGCTGTACTGCTACGCCGCGCCCTGCACGCCGGCCGACCGCACCGGCGACGGCGGCGGGCTCGCGGAGGAGGGCGAGGACATCGAGGTCGTCGAGCTGCCCTTCGCGAAGGCCCTGGCCATGGTCGGCACGGGCGAGATCGCCGATGCCAAGACCATGCTCCTGCTGCAGTGGGCGGCGCTGTCCGGACCGTTCGCTCAGACCGGCTGCAGCGCGTAGTCGGGCAGCTCGATGTCGCCGGCCTTGTCGAACTGCGCGGCGATGAGCTGCTTGAACGGCCGGCGCAGCATCAGCCGCATGCTCGCCTGCCGCAGCCGGATGTCGAGCGCGCGGGTGGGCGCGAAGGCGTTGACCCCGCCCGGCGGCAGCTTCTGCGCGGTGGTGACGTAGGACCGCAGCACCTCCTCGTAGCGGCGCAGCGCGGTGGGCAGGTCGCCGGCGGCCAGCTCGCCGGCCAGCACGTAGGCGCCGACCAGGGCCAGGCTCGTGCCGAGCCCGGTCAGCGGGGTCGGGCTCCACGCGGCGTCGCCGACCAGGACGACGCGGCCGCGCGACCACGCCTCCAGCTGCACCTGCGCGTGGGAGTCGAACCCGAAGTCGGCCGCCTCGCGCATCGCGGCGACCAGCTGCGGCACCGCCCAGCCCCCACCGGCGAACCGCTCGGCGACCAGCTCTTTCTGCGCGGCGACGTCGTACCTGTCGTGGTCGAGCGGCTCGGACCGGAACGTCAGCCCGGCCTTGAGCTCGCCGGGCAGCCGGCCGGGGCGGACGGCGGCGACGCGGCCGCCGGGCAGGTTGTGCATGAGGAACCAGCCGTCGACGTCGAGATCCGCGGGCGCGGTGAACCAGCAGCCGTAGAGGCCCAGCGGCCGGGTGCAGCCGGCCTCCGGCCCGAAGGCCAGCGCACGGACGACGGAGTGGCTGCCGTCGGCGCCGACGACCAGGTCGAACCGCCGCGGCGGCGCGTGCTCGAAGGTGACCGTGACCCCGTCGCCGTCCTCGTCCAGGCCGGTGATGCTGTCGCCGAAGAGGTACTCGGTGGTCGCGGCCGTGGCGCGGTGCAGCACGTCGGCGAGGTCGCCGCGGAGCACCTCGATCTCCGAGACGATGCCCTCGCCGCCGAACGCGTCGACCGGCATCCGGGCCGCGATCGAGCCGTCGGCCCGCACCCAGGCGATGCCCTTCTGCTGGAGGGAGACCGCGCGGATCTCGCTGAGCAGTCCCATGCGCTCGGCGACGGTGCGGGCCGCGCCGCGGAGGTCGACCGCCTGTCCGCCGGGGCGGGGCGCCGGGGCGCGCTCCACCACGGTCACCGCGATGCCGCGGCGGGTCAGCCAGGAGGCGAGTGCGGGGCCGGCGATACCGGCGCCGGAGATCAGTACGCTGCGAGTCGTCATGCCGGTCAGCGTATGGTGTACGCATCGCACTACCAAGAGAGTGCTGGCAGATTCCGCGCTAGTGCACTAGGGCACTCCGACCGGCGGTGCACTAGTGCAGAGGAGGATCGATGAGCCAGGACGGCGCACCGGCGTCCGCCCGGGTCGCCGCGGAGCTGCGCCGGCGGATCACCGCGGGCGAGCTGGCTCCCGGCGCTCGCGTGCCCTCGACGCGGGCGATCGTGCAGCGGTACGGGGTGGCGATGGCCACCGCGACCAAGGTGCTGACGACGCTGCAGCACGAGGGGCTGATCCGGACCGTCCCGGGTGTGGGCAGCGTCGTGGCCGGTGCGCCGGTGGAGCGTCCGGCGCGGCGGCGCAGCAGCTCCCCGGAGGGGGCGCTCGGCGTCGCCGCGATCGTCGCTGCCGGGACCGTCGTCGCGGACGCCGAGGGCCTCGCCGCGCTCTCGATGCGCCGGGTCGCCGCCGAGCTGGACGCGGCCCCGATGTCGCTGTACCGGCACGTGCGGGACAAGGACGAGCTGCTCCTGCAGATGATGGACGCCGCGATCTCCGAGGTGGCGCTGCCCGAGCCCCCGGCCGACTGGCGGGAGGGTCTGGAGATCGCCGCCCGCGCGTTGTGGACCGGCTTCCGCCGGCACCCGTGGCTGCCCGCCGCGCTGTCGTTGACCCGCCCGCAGCTGCTCCCGGGCGCGCTGGAGTACAGCGAGTGGGTGCTCGGCGTCCTGACCCGGGCCGGCTGGGACCCGCTGACCACGTTCACCACGCACCTGACCGTGTTCACGTTCGTCCGCGGGCTGGCGATGAACCTCGAGCTGGAGTCCGAGGCCGAGGCGGCCAGCGGGCTCACGGACGACGAGTGGATGAGCGGTCAGGAGCAGGCGCTAGCGGCCCTCGTCGCCGACGGTCGGCACCCGAACTTCACGCACGTGCTCAGCGGCATGGACTTCGACATGGACCTCGACGCCCTGTTCGAGTTCGGCCTGCAGCGCCTCCTCGCCGGGATCGCGGCTACCGGCTGACCCCGCGGCGGCGGGCCAGGTCGAGGAAGTGGTCGACCAGGGAGGCGTCGTCCACGGCGCCCCGGTTGACCGCCTTGGCCGGGTCCACGCCCTGGAACAGCCGCTTGAGCGGCACCTCCAGCCGCTTGCCGGTGCGGGTGTGCGGCACTCCGGGGACGGCGATCACCTCGTCGGGCACGTGCCGCGGGCTCGCCGTCGTCCGGATCGCCTGCGTGATCTCCGCGACCAGCGCGTCGGTGAGCTCCTCCCCCGGGGCGAGCTGCACGAACAGCGGCATCCAGTAGCCGCCGTCGGGCTGCTCCACCCCGAGGACGACGCAGTCGACCACCGCAGGGATCGTCTCGACGGCGGCGTAGATGTCCGCCGTCCCCATGCGCACGCCGCCGCGGTTGAGCGTGGAGTCCGAGCGGCCGGTGATCAGGCAGGTGCCGCGGTCGGTGATCTCCAGCCAGTCGCCGTGCCGCCAGACGCCGGGCCACGGGTCGAAGTACGACTCCAGGTACCGCTGGTCCCCCGGGTCGCGCCAGAACGACAGGGGCATCGACGGCATCGGCCCGGTGATCACCAGCTCGCCCAGCTCGCCGACGACGGGCCGCCCGTCCTCGTCCCACGCCGCCGCCGCGACGCCCAGCATCGGCCGCTGCAGCTCGCCGGCGGTCACCGGCAGCAGCGAGGTGGCGCCGATGAAGCCGGTGGCGACGTCGGTGCCGCCCGACAGCGAGCCGAGGAAGACATCCGGCTTCACCGCGTCGTACACCCAGCGGAAGGACGCCGCCGGCAACGGCGACCCGGTGACCCCGATCGAGCGCACGGTCGACAGGTCGTGCGTCTCCCCCGGCCGCACGCCCGCCTTCTCGGCGGCCATCAGGTACCCGGGGCTGGTGCCCAGGTAGGTGATCCCGGTGCGCTCGGCGAGGGCGAACTGCGCACCGGCCGACGGGTACGCCGGGGCGCCGTCGTAGACCACCACGGTCGCGCCGGACAGCAGCGCCGAGGTCGAGATGTTCCACATGATCCAGGCGGTCGAGCTGTACCAGAACAGCCGGTCGCCGCGGCCGACGTCCATGTGCAGGGCCGCCTGCTTGACCTGCTCGAGCACCACGCCGCCGTGCCCGTGCACGATCCCCTTGGGCAGCCCGGTCGTGCCCGACGAGTAGACGATCCACAGCGGGTGGTCGAAGGGCAGCTGCTCGAACACCGGCTCGGTCGGTTCGGCGATCGCGTCGGCCCAGGGGAGCGCGCCGTCGGGGACCTCGTCGGGGTGCAGCCTGGGGACGGCGATCGTC
Protein-coding regions in this window:
- a CDS encoding NUDIX domain-containing protein, with amino-acid sequence MSTPGVDVPDARGRTGLDRVGRDLTGNPDVVVTDVELLAAGWHVLRRTTFEQRHRDGRWSTEQRETYDRGNGATILLYDRGRATVLLTRQFRFPVYVNGHPDGMLVETAAGLLDDDDPETAIRREAAEELGVQVGPVELVFAPWTSPGSVTERLYCYAAPCTPADRTGDGGGLAEEGEDIEVVELPFAKALAMVGTGEIADAKTMLLLQWAALSGPFAQTGCSA
- a CDS encoding DeoR/GlpR family DNA-binding transcription regulator, with amino-acid sequence MTLRLVRNAGTAKLDDLASRLGVSEMTVRRDLDELQRRGLVTRIRGGATAVDVPENGFAARAGWQAGLKDRIGRAAAALVEPGSTVLLDAGTTTVHVARALLDRAPLTIATLSLPVAEALADQPGIRLLVLGGEVRPGERSLAGPVTAAVLATLSFDVFVMSIGGITAAGWSEFTLEDAAVKQAGLRQAARSFVVADASKLGVRAFARVAGLGAVERLVTDASARDPQLTPAAQDTLAALENADVEVTTA
- a CDS encoding DUF4406 domain-containing protein, producing MSQLILVAGPYRSGTGDDPDRIAANHRRIQQACLELFRAGHLAVNGEDVALPLADLAGSTRVGDTAFDEVFHPVGRRLVARVDAVLRLPGASAGSDEMVELARARGIPVYTDVAEVPAA
- a CDS encoding TetR/AcrR family transcriptional regulator C-terminal domain-containing protein, which produces MSQDGAPASARVAAELRRRITAGELAPGARVPSTRAIVQRYGVAMATATKVLTTLQHEGLIRTVPGVGSVVAGAPVERPARRRSSSPEGALGVAAIVAAGTVVADAEGLAALSMRRVAAELDAAPMSLYRHVRDKDELLLQMMDAAISEVALPEPPADWREGLEIAARALWTGFRRHPWLPAALSLTRPQLLPGALEYSEWVLGVLTRAGWDPLTTFTTHLTVFTFVRGLAMNLELESEAEAASGLTDDEWMSGQEQALAALVADGRHPNFTHVLSGMDFDMDLDALFEFGLQRLLAGIAATG
- a CDS encoding acetoacetate--CoA ligase — translated: MNDAPEVLWTPTPESARATRVAAFARWVRERRGLDFGDPPDYDALWRWSTEHLEQFWADVAAWTGVLPGVPDDRVLGQRRMPGAEWFPGTTLNYAERALGWDDEHPALVVVAEDTEPVEVSWSQLRGQVGAFAATLRRLGVRPGDRVAGYLPNVPEAVVAFLGAASIGAVWASCAPDFGTRAVLDRFAQIEPVVLVAVDGYRFNGKAHDRRDVVAQLRENLPTVRTTIAVPRLHPDEVPDGALPWADAIAEPTEPVFEQLPFDHPLWIVYSSGTTGLPKGIVHGHGGVVLEQVKQAALHMDVGRGDRLFWYSSTAWIMWNISTSALLSGATVVVYDGAPAYPSAGAQFALAERTGITYLGTSPGYLMAAEKAGVRPGETHDLSTVRSIGVTGSPLPAASFRWVYDAVKPDVFLGSLSGGTDVATGFIGATSLLPVTAGELQRPMLGVAAAAWDEDGRPVVGELGELVITGPMPSMPLSFWRDPGDQRYLESYFDPWPGVWRHGDWLEITDRGTCLITGRSDSTLNRGGVRMGTADIYAAVETIPAVVDCVVLGVEQPDGGYWMPLFVQLAPGEELTDALVAEITQAIRTTASPRHVPDEVIAVPGVPHTRTGKRLEVPLKRLFQGVDPAKAVNRGAVDDASLVDHFLDLARRRGVSR
- a CDS encoding FAD-dependent monooxygenase, with product MTTRSVLISGAGIAGPALASWLTRRGIAVTVVERAPAPRPGGQAVDLRGAARTVAERMGLLSEIRAVSLQQKGIAWVRADGSIAARMPVDAFGGEGIVSEIEVLRGDLADVLHRATAATTEYLFGDSITGLDEDGDGVTVTFEHAPPRRFDLVVGADGSHSVVRALAFGPEAGCTRPLGLYGCWFTAPADLDVDGWFLMHNLPGGRVAAVRPGRLPGELKAGLTFRSEPLDHDRYDVAAQKELVAERFAGGGWAVPQLVAAMREAADFGFDSHAQVQLEAWSRGRVVLVGDAAWSPTPLTGLGTSLALVGAYVLAGELAAGDLPTALRRYEEVLRSYVTTAQKLPPGGVNAFAPTRALDIRLRQASMRLMLRRPFKQLIAAQFDKAGDIELPDYALQPV